From Alienimonas californiensis, a single genomic window includes:
- a CDS encoding toll/interleukin-1 receptor domain-containing protein, which produces MSGYFDEVFGVAEAELDAYGAFNISLVNDLPLFIDPFLLFHSQKSEYQELHEGIVNYLAFLRDNAKRAAVDVGLQREWFYFPEVKQNWFGYSETGCSGRGLGRVFANHLLPNIATLLSSQAPQVTKGRHVEKLALVRSGVGRDSISDLTTNLIKGYLCEYTERFARARLSPSVVSSFPVEKAVFNPATELWAAKSYDLPVHRGDYVLLTPKDLLTKDDTWISRNDLENRFGAMLSSLPNEHLRARVNNYLSGKLSKKSKAKDVAAAQSSALDAFPELVEYYIRLREEQGDQATSVSSQKVEATRKAFVEQVKALIRDHLQPAGFYDISGDAKAIRDGRLKCLQGVFSQDEALSLLKDRGEAIQSESDLRLILRIIWHYTDEDDLGELPPAVKASWPLLTAKLGSSSQLERGVKSALADPLKEVAIFAFNENQAVAAGRVMARLHGLESERVTICGVALKGPAARKGGEVDFFVSYTGADAAWAEWVALELERLGFSTVVQCWDFLPGSSFVDLMHKATQSADRTIAILTPEYLESAMAAKEWQAALLQDADVGKRKLIPVRVKDFKPSGLLEQVVYIDLVGKNKSDARLVLKKSLSQEGPRDIAHRDGVPYPG; this is translated from the coding sequence ATGAGTGGATATTTCGATGAAGTTTTCGGGGTTGCGGAAGCGGAATTAGACGCTTACGGGGCCTTCAATATTTCGCTGGTCAATGACCTGCCTCTGTTTATTGATCCGTTTCTGTTGTTTCACAGCCAGAAGTCTGAGTACCAAGAGTTGCATGAAGGGATAGTGAACTACCTGGCTTTCCTTCGAGACAACGCTAAGCGGGCGGCGGTGGACGTAGGGCTCCAACGAGAGTGGTTTTATTTCCCGGAGGTGAAGCAGAACTGGTTCGGTTACAGCGAGACTGGGTGCAGTGGTCGCGGCTTGGGCAGAGTGTTTGCCAATCACTTGCTTCCAAATATCGCGACGCTACTGTCAAGTCAGGCTCCTCAGGTTACAAAAGGCCGCCACGTTGAAAAGTTAGCCCTTGTGCGTTCGGGAGTCGGGCGCGACTCGATCAGCGATTTGACTACAAATCTGATTAAGGGATATCTGTGCGAGTATACGGAAAGGTTTGCTAGGGCGAGGCTTTCTCCTTCTGTGGTGTCTTCTTTCCCGGTGGAGAAAGCAGTATTTAATCCGGCGACTGAGCTCTGGGCCGCGAAGAGCTACGACCTGCCAGTGCATCGGGGTGATTACGTACTTCTCACGCCGAAGGACTTACTGACGAAGGACGATACTTGGATCTCGAGGAATGATCTAGAAAACCGTTTCGGCGCGATGCTTAGCAGCCTTCCGAACGAACACCTGCGGGCTAGAGTTAATAATTATCTTTCCGGCAAACTTTCGAAGAAGTCCAAGGCTAAGGATGTCGCGGCCGCGCAATCATCCGCTTTAGATGCGTTTCCGGAGCTTGTTGAGTACTACATTCGGCTCCGGGAAGAACAAGGCGATCAAGCTACAAGTGTCAGTTCACAGAAGGTAGAGGCGACAAGGAAAGCATTCGTTGAACAAGTGAAGGCACTGATTCGCGACCACCTGCAGCCAGCCGGGTTCTACGATATTTCAGGGGATGCTAAGGCGATTCGCGACGGGCGACTAAAATGTCTTCAAGGCGTGTTCTCGCAGGACGAAGCGTTAAGTCTCCTAAAGGACCGTGGGGAAGCGATTCAGTCTGAGAGTGATCTTCGGCTGATTCTTAGGATTATCTGGCACTACACAGACGAGGATGATCTTGGTGAGTTGCCGCCTGCAGTGAAGGCGAGCTGGCCCCTCCTCACCGCGAAACTTGGTTCGAGCAGTCAACTGGAGCGTGGAGTGAAGTCTGCGCTCGCTGATCCTCTTAAAGAGGTTGCAATCTTCGCGTTCAACGAGAATCAAGCGGTAGCGGCTGGGCGAGTGATGGCCAGGCTTCATGGTCTGGAGTCTGAACGAGTCACTATTTGTGGTGTGGCTCTGAAAGGCCCAGCTGCACGAAAAGGCGGAGAAGTTGACTTCTTCGTGAGTTACACGGGAGCGGACGCCGCTTGGGCAGAGTGGGTCGCGTTGGAGCTGGAAAGACTGGGCTTTAGCACCGTTGTCCAGTGCTGGGACTTCCTGCCCGGTTCGAGCTTTGTCGACCTCATGCATAAGGCCACACAGTCTGCAGATAGGACGATCGCTATTCTCACTCCAGAATATCTGGAGTCTGCGATGGCTGCGAAGGAGTGGCAGGCGGCACTCTTGCAAGACGCCGACGTTGGCAAAAGGAAGCTGATTCCCGTCCGTGTAAAAGACTTCAAGCCGAGCGGGCTACTCGAACAAGTTGTGTACATAGACTTGGTCGGGAAGAATAAGTCTGATGCCAGGCTGGTTCTTAAGAAGTCCCTGTCTCAGGAGGGCCCGCGTGATATCGCTCACCGTGACGGCGTGCCGTATCCCGGCTAG
- a CDS encoding carboxypeptidase-like regulatory domain-containing protein codes for MLRRMFPLGVLSLAVAVASGCGGPSDRPELGEVSGTVTDGGAPVVNASVEFHPQEGRPSVGTTDAEGRYSLQYTVDAAGAKVGTHTVRISPYNEPPPPPDSADAGKPAPPPAAPVTVPEPVNVEAGENTFNFDLEKLNS; via the coding sequence ATGCTTCGACGGATGTTTCCCCTCGGCGTGCTGTCGCTCGCGGTCGCTGTGGCGTCCGGCTGCGGCGGGCCGTCCGACCGGCCGGAGTTGGGCGAGGTCTCCGGTACGGTGACCGACGGCGGCGCCCCGGTCGTCAACGCATCGGTCGAGTTCCACCCGCAGGAGGGCCGCCCGTCGGTGGGAACGACCGACGCCGAGGGCCGCTATTCGCTGCAATACACCGTCGACGCCGCGGGGGCGAAGGTCGGCACGCATACGGTTCGCATCAGCCCCTACAACGAACCCCCGCCGCCCCCCGACTCCGCCGACGCCGGCAAGCCCGCCCCGCCGCCGGCTGCGCCCGTCACGGTTCCCGAGCCGGTGAATGTGGAGGCCGGCGAGAACACCTTTAACTTTGATCTGGAAAAACTCAATTCGTAA
- a CDS encoding DUF1559 domain-containing protein produces the protein MQPPLRVLPRSCSRPANASGGSREGFTLIELLVVIAIIAILVSLLLPAVQQAREAARRSQCQNNLKQLGLALHNYHSTYKIFPGNVRQNTSPVQKGASWIAQILPQLDQAAAFEQMTFVDTTFVTQDGQPDRNWELRSKLWIGALRCPSNPLDETITATNQSATVALGAPATMPVQASDYVGISGAYYLPDTTTIPQGAINTNYGYMMYVGSIIPWNSQNKKVSIAKFRDGTTNTIAVGEHSDYLTDAAGNRKDLRPCTHAGAGALANGGGLHAAGGWTQNLTSPRFAINHIGGTTTGADSRPYEHHLGIRSAHSGGAMVAMADGSVQFMSETMDVNKVLMALCNREDGVVVEGF, from the coding sequence GTGCAACCGCCGCTTCGTGTCCTGCCGCGTTCCTGCTCACGTCCCGCGAACGCCTCCGGGGGGAGTCGCGAGGGGTTCACGCTCATCGAACTGCTGGTGGTGATCGCGATCATCGCGATCCTGGTCAGCCTGCTCCTGCCCGCCGTGCAGCAGGCCCGGGAGGCGGCCCGTCGGAGCCAGTGCCAGAACAACCTGAAGCAACTGGGCCTGGCGCTGCACAACTACCACAGCACGTACAAGATTTTCCCCGGGAACGTCCGTCAGAATACCAGTCCGGTGCAGAAGGGCGCCTCCTGGATCGCGCAGATTCTGCCGCAGCTGGATCAGGCGGCGGCGTTCGAGCAGATGACGTTCGTCGACACCACGTTCGTCACCCAGGACGGTCAGCCGGACCGGAACTGGGAGCTCCGCTCCAAGTTGTGGATCGGGGCGTTGCGATGCCCGTCGAACCCGCTGGACGAAACGATTACCGCCACGAACCAATCGGCGACCGTCGCCCTCGGCGCCCCGGCCACGATGCCGGTTCAGGCGTCCGACTACGTCGGGATCAGCGGTGCGTACTACCTGCCGGACACCACGACCATCCCGCAGGGGGCTATTAATACCAACTACGGGTACATGATGTACGTCGGGTCGATCATCCCCTGGAACTCGCAGAATAAAAAGGTCTCGATCGCGAAGTTCCGGGACGGCACCACCAACACGATCGCCGTCGGGGAGCACTCCGACTACCTCACGGATGCGGCCGGCAACCGCAAGGATCTTCGGCCGTGCACCCACGCCGGCGCCGGCGCGTTGGCCAACGGCGGAGGGCTGCACGCCGCGGGCGGATGGACGCAAAACCTCACCTCGCCGCGGTTCGCGATCAACCACATCGGCGGCACCACGACCGGGGCGGATTCCCGGCCTTATGAACACCACCTGGGGATCCGGTCCGCGCACTCCGGCGGGGCCATGGTTGCGATGGCGGACGGGTCGGTGCAGTTTATGTCCGAGACCATGGACGTAAATAAGGTGCTGATGGCCCTCTGCAACCGGGAAGACGGGGTCGTCGTCGAAGGCTTCTGA
- a CDS encoding Gfo/Idh/MocA family protein — protein sequence MPRHESRRTVLKSLAAIGAGLYVGPVARADDSKSPNEKLNLGLVGVGGRGYANLQGVASQNLVALCDVDPRQAKTAFEALPQSTKYADFRRMLDGETLDGVVVSTTDHLHVPIALNAMRRGLPVYVEKPLGHNVWETRLAAQVAREQQVATQLGTQIHAGDNYRRVVELVRAGAIGPIEEVHVWVGKGWGGGTRPTDTPPTPEGLDWDLWLGPAPQRSYHPTYLPANWRRWWDFGSGTLGDMGCHYLDLVFWSLGLKYPTAVAAAGPPPDAETAPVGMTATWDFPARTVEPAADGAAGGEMPAVKVTWYDGDRAPRELHGIKLSGSGVLFVGKEGQLLADYGSRKLFPQEAFADFTPPEPSIPASIGHHAEWIRAVKTGDPTTCDFAYSGPLTETVLLGLVAYRLGRPIAWDAETLTVPDVPEAAALIRPPYRAGWEIA from the coding sequence ATGCCTCGCCACGAATCGCGCCGCACGGTCCTGAAATCGCTCGCCGCGATCGGGGCCGGTTTGTACGTCGGGCCGGTCGCGCGGGCGGACGACTCGAAGTCGCCGAACGAAAAGTTGAACCTCGGCCTGGTGGGGGTCGGCGGGCGGGGCTACGCCAACCTGCAGGGGGTGGCGAGCCAGAACCTCGTCGCCCTGTGCGATGTGGATCCCCGCCAGGCGAAGACCGCCTTCGAGGCCCTCCCGCAGTCGACGAAGTACGCCGACTTCCGCCGGATGCTCGACGGAGAGACGTTGGACGGCGTGGTCGTCAGCACGACCGACCATCTGCACGTGCCGATCGCCCTGAACGCGATGCGGCGGGGGCTGCCGGTCTACGTGGAGAAACCGCTCGGACACAACGTCTGGGAGACCCGGCTGGCGGCGCAGGTCGCCCGGGAGCAGCAGGTCGCCACGCAGCTCGGCACGCAGATTCACGCCGGCGACAACTATCGCCGCGTCGTCGAACTGGTGCGGGCCGGGGCGATCGGGCCGATCGAAGAAGTGCACGTCTGGGTCGGCAAGGGCTGGGGCGGCGGCACGCGGCCGACCGACACGCCCCCGACGCCCGAGGGGCTCGACTGGGACCTGTGGCTCGGCCCGGCCCCGCAGCGGTCGTACCACCCGACCTACCTGCCGGCCAACTGGCGGCGGTGGTGGGACTTCGGCAGCGGGACGCTCGGCGATATGGGCTGCCATTATCTGGACCTCGTCTTCTGGTCGCTCGGCTTGAAATACCCCACCGCCGTCGCCGCCGCCGGGCCGCCGCCCGACGCGGAGACGGCCCCGGTCGGCATGACCGCGACCTGGGACTTCCCCGCCCGCACCGTCGAACCCGCCGCCGACGGGGCCGCCGGCGGCGAGATGCCGGCGGTCAAAGTCACCTGGTACGACGGCGACCGGGCGCCCCGCGAACTGCACGGGATCAAGCTGTCCGGGTCGGGCGTGCTGTTCGTGGGGAAGGAGGGGCAGCTCCTCGCCGACTACGGCAGCCGCAAGCTCTTCCCGCAGGAGGCGTTCGCCGACTTCACGCCGCCGGAGCCCAGCATTCCGGCGTCGATCGGGCATCACGCGGAGTGGATCCGGGCCGTCAAAACGGGCGACCCGACGACCTGCGACTTCGCCTACTCCGGCCCGCTGACCGAAACGGTGCTGCTGGGCCTGGTCGCCTACCGCCTCGGCCGGCCGATCGCCTGGGACGCCGAAACGCTGACCGTGCCGGACGTCCCCGAGGCGGCGGCCCTGATCCGGCCCCCCTACCGGGCCGGGTGGGAGATCGCCTAG
- a CDS encoding c-type heme family protein, with protein MHEVTFSHCGRAILRTFHELSPVMQLKRISLFLTAIATITLGGIALAQTATTEPVATTADDTVKRIDAADDSEPIGENSPTTVVEARGRARLLHDTLHGSLQVMHRDYFREDEGLKVPSRSLEDVFSELARIHGVKLHWIAVDLKPMSVDNKAETEFEKEAVRVLRSGEEEFESVADSEFRFAGRIRLSATCLGCHASGRSNNDDRAAGLVITMPLKRAD; from the coding sequence ATGCATGAAGTTACGTTCAGCCATTGCGGCCGGGCGATTCTTAGAACCTTCCACGAGCTCTCGCCCGTCATGCAATTGAAACGAATCTCGTTGTTCCTGACAGCGATCGCAACAATCACGCTCGGCGGAATCGCCCTGGCTCAAACGGCGACGACGGAGCCCGTCGCGACGACCGCCGACGACACCGTGAAGCGTATCGATGCGGCGGACGACTCCGAGCCGATCGGAGAGAACTCGCCGACCACGGTCGTCGAAGCGCGCGGACGGGCCAGGCTTCTCCACGATACGCTTCACGGCTCCCTGCAGGTCATGCACCGCGACTACTTTCGTGAGGACGAAGGGCTGAAAGTTCCGTCCCGTTCGCTGGAAGACGTCTTCAGCGAGTTGGCCAGAATCCATGGGGTCAAGTTGCACTGGATCGCGGTCGACTTGAAGCCGATGAGCGTGGACAACAAAGCGGAGACCGAGTTCGAAAAAGAAGCCGTTCGCGTGCTCAGGTCCGGCGAGGAGGAGTTCGAATCGGTCGCCGACAGCGAATTCCGTTTCGCGGGCCGGATTCGCCTGTCCGCGACGTGCCTGGGTTGCCACGCCTCGGGGCGATCCAACAACGACGACCGAGCGGCCGGACTGGTGATCACGATGCCCTTGAAGCGAGCCGACTAA
- a CDS encoding haloacid dehalogenase type II has protein sequence MHADAPLDRRLFVAAAAAAAPAALAGSGPPATTAAPADPGPRPKVIFLDVNETLLNLDPLVASVGEALGGRPELVPLWFSSLLHHSLVATVGDRYEDFGVIGAATLRMLAANHGIDLSEKQAARALAPIRSLPPHPDVEPALKQLTEAGYQLVTLTNSSAAGVKAQMENSGLQRYLSARLSVETVGLFKPHAHVYRWAARQVGESVEDCLLVAAHGWDVAGAAWAGMRTCFLSRPGKQLYPLAPPPTLQAADLLEAARTLVALPR, from the coding sequence ATGCACGCCGACGCCCCCCTCGACCGCCGCCTGTTCGTCGCCGCCGCTGCGGCCGCCGCGCCGGCGGCGCTCGCCGGGAGCGGCCCGCCCGCGACGACGGCGGCCCCCGCCGATCCGGGGCCGCGTCCGAAGGTCATCTTCCTCGACGTGAACGAGACGTTGCTGAACCTCGACCCGTTGGTCGCCTCGGTCGGCGAGGCCCTCGGGGGACGGCCGGAGCTGGTTCCGCTGTGGTTCTCCTCGCTGCTGCACCACTCGCTCGTGGCCACCGTGGGGGATCGGTACGAGGACTTCGGCGTCATCGGGGCGGCCACGCTGCGGATGCTGGCGGCGAACCACGGGATCGACCTGTCGGAGAAGCAGGCCGCCCGGGCGCTGGCGCCGATCCGCTCGCTGCCGCCCCATCCGGACGTCGAGCCGGCGCTGAAGCAACTGACCGAGGCCGGTTACCAGCTGGTCACGCTGACGAACTCCTCCGCCGCCGGCGTGAAGGCGCAGATGGAGAACTCCGGCCTGCAGCGATACCTGTCGGCCCGTCTGAGCGTGGAGACGGTGGGGCTGTTCAAGCCGCACGCCCACGTTTATCGCTGGGCCGCCCGGCAGGTCGGCGAGTCGGTCGAGGATTGCCTGCTCGTGGCGGCGCACGGCTGGGACGTCGCCGGCGCCGCCTGGGCGGGGATGCGGACCTGCTTCCTCTCCCGGCCCGGCAAGCAACTCTACCCTCTCGCCCCGCCGCCGACGCTGCAGGCGGCCGACCTCCTCGAAGCCGCCCGGACGCTGGTCGCCCTGCCGCGGTAG
- a CDS encoding ribonucleoside-diphosphate reductase subunit alpha, which produces MPPATETWLVRKRDGRQVEFHTGRIADAIRKAFRAELNLAEGQPLDPETEADVERIAAGVAEEIAPFAASGPVDVEKVQDWVEIALMRSGHYRVARAYITYRAEHAKKRALQRTEVTQDDAAAAPRLSVTLEDGTRIPFDEARIRRRLAEAARGLERDVNVEELTEEVLRSMFDGISPAELDRAMILAARSRIERDPAHDTVAARLMRMVIHNEALGTHKSDPEDLDALYRHQFEHYLIDGVAAGRLDPVVRTFDTPRLAKALKPERDAGFKYLGLQTIYDRYLLHVEGRRIETPQFFWMRVAMGLASAEGADKSDRAIEFYEVLSDFRFTSATPTLFNSATLHPQLSSCYLTTVQDDLEHIFKSIGDNAALSKWAGGLGNDWTNIRATGSHISGTNGKSQGVIPFLKIVSDAAVAVNQGGKRKGAVCSYLESWHLDIEEFLDLRKNTGDDRRRTHDMHTANWIPDLFMQRMQAGEDWTLFSPNDVPDLHDLYGKAFKERYEHYEALADSGKIKLSRRLPAVDLWRKMLTRVFETGHPWITFKDPSNIRSPQDHCGVVHSSNLCTEILLNTSREETAVCNLGSINLRRHVVEGPDGEMRFDYDLLAETVRTAVRMLDNVVDINFYPTKEAKNANTRHRPVGLGLMGFQDALAALGISFASDEAVEFADESMERISYEAIRASALLASERGPYSSYQGSKWDRGLLPIDTVDLLAEERGEEVNVDRDARLDWAPVRSLIAQHGMRNSNVMAIAPTATISTIVGVAQSIEPMYKHLYVKSNLSGDFTQVNIELVKELKDRGLWGADLLEQLKYYDGALTEIADVPEDVKARYLTAFEVDPAWILACAAKRQKWIDQGQSLNLYMSAPSGKKLSDIYIEAWACGLKTTYYLRTLAATQVEKSTVDVNKFGVQPRWMKNKSESDNVAIERGVVAPAGSPASPSPLGGASPATAIADETPLPASAVQEGAACDPNDPTCEACQ; this is translated from the coding sequence ATGCCTCCCGCGACTGAAACCTGGCTTGTCCGCAAACGTGACGGTCGGCAGGTCGAGTTTCACACCGGCCGCATCGCCGACGCGATCCGTAAGGCGTTCCGGGCCGAACTGAACCTCGCCGAGGGCCAGCCCCTCGATCCCGAGACCGAGGCCGACGTCGAGCGCATCGCCGCCGGCGTCGCCGAGGAGATCGCCCCGTTCGCCGCCAGCGGGCCGGTGGACGTCGAAAAGGTCCAGGACTGGGTCGAGATCGCCCTCATGCGTTCCGGCCATTACCGCGTGGCCCGGGCCTACATTACCTACCGGGCGGAGCACGCCAAGAAGCGGGCGTTGCAGCGGACGGAGGTCACCCAGGACGACGCCGCCGCCGCCCCGCGGTTGAGCGTCACGCTGGAGGACGGCACCCGCATTCCGTTCGACGAGGCCCGCATCCGTCGGCGGCTGGCCGAGGCGGCGCGGGGGCTGGAGCGGGACGTGAACGTCGAGGAGCTGACCGAGGAGGTCCTCCGCAGCATGTTCGACGGCATCAGCCCCGCCGAACTGGACCGGGCGATGATCCTCGCCGCCCGCAGCCGCATCGAACGCGACCCGGCCCACGACACGGTCGCCGCCCGCCTGATGCGGATGGTGATCCACAACGAGGCCCTCGGCACGCACAAGAGCGACCCGGAGGACCTCGACGCCCTCTACCGCCACCAGTTCGAGCACTACCTGATCGACGGCGTCGCCGCCGGCCGGCTCGACCCGGTCGTCCGCACCTTCGACACCCCCCGCCTCGCCAAGGCCCTCAAGCCGGAGCGCGACGCCGGGTTCAAGTACCTCGGCCTGCAAACGATCTACGACCGCTACCTGCTCCACGTCGAGGGCCGCCGGATCGAGACGCCCCAGTTCTTCTGGATGCGCGTCGCCATGGGCCTCGCCAGCGCCGAGGGCGCCGACAAGTCCGACCGCGCGATCGAGTTCTACGAAGTCCTCTCCGACTTCCGCTTCACCAGCGCCACGCCCACGCTGTTCAACAGCGCCACCCTGCACCCGCAGCTCTCCAGCTGCTACCTGACCACCGTGCAGGACGACCTGGAGCACATCTTCAAGAGCATCGGCGACAACGCCGCCCTCTCGAAGTGGGCCGGCGGGCTGGGCAACGACTGGACGAACATCCGCGCCACCGGCAGTCATATCTCCGGGACCAACGGCAAGAGCCAGGGCGTGATCCCGTTCCTGAAGATCGTCTCCGACGCCGCCGTCGCCGTGAATCAGGGCGGCAAACGCAAGGGCGCCGTCTGCAGCTATCTGGAGAGCTGGCACCTCGATATTGAAGAATTCCTGGACCTCCGAAAAAACACCGGCGACGACCGGCGGCGGACCCACGATATGCACACGGCGAACTGGATTCCCGACCTGTTCATGCAGCGCATGCAGGCCGGCGAGGACTGGACGCTGTTCTCCCCGAACGACGTGCCCGATCTGCACGACCTCTACGGCAAGGCCTTCAAGGAGCGCTACGAGCACTATGAAGCCCTCGCCGACAGCGGCAAGATCAAGCTCTCCCGCCGCCTCCCCGCGGTGGATCTGTGGCGGAAAATGCTCACCCGCGTCTTCGAGACCGGCCACCCCTGGATTACCTTTAAAGATCCCAGCAACATCCGCTCGCCCCAGGATCACTGCGGCGTGGTGCACAGCAGCAACCTGTGCACGGAGATCCTGCTGAACACCAGCCGGGAGGAGACCGCGGTCTGCAACCTCGGTTCCATCAACCTCCGCCGGCACGTGGTGGAAGGCCCGGACGGGGAGATGCGGTTCGATTACGACCTGCTGGCGGAGACCGTCCGCACGGCCGTCCGCATGCTGGACAACGTGGTCGATATTAATTTCTATCCCACCAAGGAAGCCAAGAACGCCAACACCCGGCACCGCCCGGTCGGTCTGGGTTTGATGGGCTTCCAGGACGCCCTGGCGGCGCTGGGCATTTCGTTCGCCAGCGACGAGGCCGTCGAGTTCGCCGACGAGAGCATGGAGCGGATCAGCTACGAGGCGATCCGCGCCAGCGCCCTGCTGGCCTCCGAGCGCGGCCCCTATTCCTCCTATCAGGGCAGCAAGTGGGACCGCGGCCTGTTGCCGATCGACACCGTCGATCTGCTGGCCGAGGAGCGCGGCGAAGAGGTGAACGTCGACCGCGACGCCCGCCTGGACTGGGCGCCGGTGCGGTCCCTGATCGCCCAGCACGGCATGCGGAACAGCAACGTGATGGCGATCGCCCCCACCGCGACCATCAGCACGATCGTGGGCGTCGCCCAGAGCATCGAGCCGATGTACAAGCACCTCTACGTGAAGAGCAACCTCTCCGGCGACTTCACCCAGGTGAACATCGAACTGGTGAAGGAATTGAAGGACCGCGGCCTGTGGGGCGCGGACCTGCTGGAGCAGCTCAAGTACTACGACGGCGCCCTCACGGAGATCGCCGACGTGCCGGAGGACGTGAAGGCCCGTTACCTGACGGCGTTCGAGGTGGACCCGGCCTGGATCCTGGCCTGCGCCGCGAAGCGTCAGAAGTGGATCGACCAGGGCCAGAGCCTGAACCTGTACATGTCCGCCCCCAGCGGCAAAAAGCTGAGCGACATCTACATCGAGGCCTGGGCCTGCGGGTTGAAGACGACGTATTACCTGCGGACGCTGGCCGCCACGCAGGTGGAGAAGAGCACGGTGGACGTGAACAAGTTCGGCGTCCAACCGCGTTGGATGAAGAACAAAAGCGAGAGCGACAACGTGGCGATCGAGCGCGGCGTCGTCGCCCCCGCCGGTTCGCCCGCTTCGCCGTCGCCGCTCGGCGGCGCGTCGCCGGCCACGGCGATCGCCGACGAGACCCCGCTCCCGGCCAGCGCCGTGCAGGAGGGCGCCGCCTGCGACCCCAACGACCCCACCTGCGAAGCCTGCCAGTGA
- a CDS encoding M91 family zinc metallopeptidase: MRQHLYSTGVTINGQYRAQGAAVTLSNDPADDFINGTKACLNELKGTSTGARLLKEIDESGHVVTVYRTEDKLTGGNSQGGDSAAAGVDMVVALDSKRPDGSTELQEVLARATQDLSGRSKAKKFFGIGKARPKFLPLDAIARLVGASSNHLKEMAAGKRAIPPAVDAKLRVYLYDFLTPGTGQSCFVNFNHLRDNLSEAHKKYLPQGLTWMNRPPAVALGHELIHAWRVMSGRVLFKYGWEEEAMTVGLPPFVNMPLTENQIRVDWGNLAIRPHYEFIQMKTGLVSPKGAGIASGTNTWQGNDKALHANQRLARTAADRRQAMGYNNDTDDADEEWDD; encoded by the coding sequence ATGCGACAACATCTCTATAGCACGGGCGTGACCATCAACGGGCAGTACCGGGCCCAAGGCGCCGCCGTCACCCTGTCGAACGATCCGGCCGACGATTTCATCAACGGGACGAAGGCCTGCCTGAACGAGCTCAAGGGCACCAGCACCGGCGCCCGCCTGCTCAAGGAGATCGACGAAAGCGGACATGTCGTCACCGTTTATCGGACCGAGGACAAACTGACGGGAGGCAACTCCCAGGGCGGCGACTCCGCCGCCGCCGGCGTCGATATGGTCGTGGCCCTGGACTCAAAACGCCCGGACGGCTCCACGGAACTGCAGGAAGTCCTCGCGCGGGCTACGCAGGATCTTAGCGGGCGCTCCAAGGCCAAGAAGTTCTTCGGTATCGGCAAGGCTCGGCCGAAGTTCCTCCCGCTGGACGCGATCGCCCGGCTGGTCGGCGCCTCGTCCAATCATCTGAAGGAGATGGCGGCGGGAAAGCGGGCGATCCCCCCCGCCGTCGACGCCAAGCTGCGCGTCTACCTGTACGACTTCCTCACCCCCGGGACCGGCCAGAGCTGCTTCGTCAACTTCAATCACCTCCGCGACAACCTCAGCGAGGCGCATAAAAAGTACCTGCCCCAGGGCCTGACCTGGATGAACCGCCCGCCCGCCGTGGCGCTCGGGCACGAATTAATCCATGCCTGGCGGGTGATGAGCGGCCGCGTGCTGTTCAAGTACGGCTGGGAGGAGGAGGCGATGACCGTCGGCCTGCCCCCGTTCGTGAACATGCCGCTGACGGAGAACCAGATCCGCGTCGACTGGGGCAACCTGGCGATTCGCCCGCATTACGAATTTATCCAGATGAAAACGGGCCTTGTGTCCCCCAAGGGGGCGGGGATCGCCTCGGGGACCAACACCTGGCAGGGCAACGACAAAGCCCTGCACGCGAACCAGCGCCTGGCCCGGACCGCCGCGGACCGTCGCCAGGCCATGGGCTACAACAACGATACGGACGACGCCGACGAAGAGTGGGACGACTGA